One genomic segment of Rhizobium viscosum includes these proteins:
- a CDS encoding YciI family protein, which yields MRFVCLIYNPADTDGTLSQAEGDELVRAHFQYDEELQRKGIMIHSDALEGPESASVMRVRHGILSSTDGPYVETKEHLAGIYIIEAADLEEARKVVAGIPSVRVGSIELRPVRLLTLPQ from the coding sequence ATGCGCTTCGTCTGCCTCATCTATAATCCCGCCGATACGGACGGCACACTCAGCCAGGCCGAGGGCGACGAGCTCGTGAGGGCGCATTTCCAGTATGACGAGGAGCTTCAGCGCAAAGGCATCATGATCCATTCCGATGCATTGGAAGGTCCCGAAAGCGCCTCGGTCATGAGAGTGCGCCATGGCATTTTGTCCTCGACCGACGGCCCTTATGTCGAGACCAAGGAACATCTGGCCGGCATTTACATCATCGAGGCGGCCGATCTCGAAGAGGCGCGCAAGGTCGTTGCAGGCATTCCAAGCGTCCGGGTCGGGTCGATTGAATTGCGCCCGGTGAGGCTGCTCACCCTGCCGCAGTGA
- a CDS encoding aspartate aminotransferase family protein encodes MSDTYPLSNLAAIDAAHHLHPFSDMKKLNADGTRIIQRGEGVHIFDSHGKKYLDGFAGLWCVNIGYGRKEIADAVAKQMNELPYYNTFFGTTSSPTTLLAEKVTSKAGPRFNHIFFTGSGSEANDTWFRMARVYWAAVGKPQKKTVIARRNGYHGSTVAGASLGGMKYMHEQGDLPIPGIVHIGQPYWYGEGGDLTPAEFGLKVARELEAKIDELGEENVAAFVAEPIQGAAGVIIPPETYWPEIDRICKARNILLVTDEVICGFGRLGEWFGHQYFGVEPDFAPIAKGLSSGYLPIGGVLVSDRIADVLINEVGDFNHGFTYSGHPVCAAAALENLRIIEEEKLVERVRDDIGLYFAKKWGALAEHDFVGEAESIGLMGGLQLAADKKTRTRFEKPDPIGSLVRNHALANGLVLRATGDRMLASPPLVIRHEEVDEMARIAKLALDAAWKELRA; translated from the coding sequence ATGTCCGATACTTATCCGCTGTCGAACCTCGCCGCGATCGATGCCGCCCATCACCTGCATCCCTTTTCCGACATGAAGAAACTGAATGCCGACGGCACGCGCATCATCCAGCGCGGCGAGGGCGTGCATATCTTCGATAGCCACGGCAAAAAGTATCTCGATGGCTTCGCCGGCCTCTGGTGCGTCAATATCGGCTATGGCCGCAAGGAAATTGCCGATGCCGTTGCCAAGCAGATGAACGAGCTTCCCTATTACAACACCTTCTTCGGCACGACCTCGTCGCCGACCACGCTGCTTGCCGAAAAGGTGACATCGAAAGCAGGGCCACGCTTCAACCACATCTTTTTCACCGGCTCAGGCTCGGAGGCGAACGACACCTGGTTCCGCATGGCTCGCGTCTATTGGGCAGCCGTCGGCAAGCCCCAGAAGAAGACGGTTATCGCCCGGCGCAATGGCTATCACGGCTCGACGGTCGCCGGCGCCAGCCTCGGCGGCATGAAATATATGCATGAGCAGGGCGATCTGCCGATCCCGGGCATCGTCCATATTGGCCAGCCCTACTGGTATGGGGAGGGAGGGGATCTTACGCCAGCCGAATTCGGGCTGAAGGTCGCCCGCGAGCTGGAAGCCAAGATCGATGAACTCGGTGAGGAGAACGTCGCCGCCTTCGTGGCCGAGCCGATCCAGGGGGCAGCCGGCGTCATCATCCCGCCGGAGACCTACTGGCCGGAGATCGACCGCATCTGCAAGGCACGCAACATCCTGCTCGTCACCGACGAGGTCATTTGCGGCTTCGGTCGCCTCGGTGAATGGTTCGGCCATCAATATTTCGGCGTCGAGCCGGATTTTGCACCGATTGCCAAGGGGCTCTCGTCGGGCTATCTGCCGATCGGCGGCGTGCTCGTCAGCGATCGCATTGCCGACGTGCTGATTAATGAGGTCGGCGATTTCAATCACGGCTTCACCTATTCCGGCCACCCGGTCTGTGCTGCCGCAGCCCTCGAAAACCTGCGCATCATCGAGGAGGAGAAGCTGGTCGAGCGCGTGCGCGACGACATCGGCCTCTATTTCGCCAAGAAATGGGGCGCCCTTGCCGAGCATGATTTCGTCGGCGAGGCTGAAAGCATCGGCCTGATGGGTGGCCTGCAGCTCGCCGCCGACAAGAAGACCCGCACCCGCTTCGAAAAGCCCGATCCGATCGGCTCACTGGTGCGCAATCATGCTCTCGCAAACGGCCTCGTTCTGCGCGCCACCGGCGACCGCATGCTGGCCTCACCGCCGCTCGTCATCCGTCACGAGGAAGTCGACGAGATGGCGCGCATCGCCAAACTCGCCCTGGATGCCGCCTGGAAGGAATTGCGCGCTTAA
- a CDS encoding GGDEF domain-containing protein yields MNRITLEGKLLFATVIVAFLTLILTASALIPTYESYRSTNDNLLAVERFRQVLEAASRMSAERGPANDIMAIEPNSSAPATERLKVFRRISDLSLEALDEPPEVDVSSSLPDLQAALAETRAQLRRARQTVDRVAATPLADRDPDDVQNAIREMIEVIETFQHVVDWHIAAFTTQRSELTAPFLTGRMISDMREYGGRAASQIMGPIATRQPLRDSHITDASRTIGRLLELRKLMQGQKIVSDRDALSQQLMKDVDTIFFGSGLELVKILIEQGKISGDYSVSAVDLTRDYVPTLQPLERLRTVFLDDVVKRYRTQHYAASYRLAVIAVITASALAVLFTLFRSIRLHMLGPLLTARRQIIALADGSPVTDLETISKAPEMRSLFEALELLRGKLDERAEYEARLKMQAEKDGLTGVWNRRALEGFGNAPSERGEDVCLMLIDIDHFKAVNDNYGHLTGDAVLIEIATLLQGAMRSTDIVARYGGEEFAVLVSTSDLSNTLDFAEELRSRIQAHVIRDAETGIDLSITVSIGVTSGACGASGWRQLIASADEALYCAKKKGRNRTCVFGDEADRDIVKSALIPFRARRAASL; encoded by the coding sequence ATGAACCGCATCACTCTTGAGGGAAAGCTGCTGTTTGCAACCGTCATCGTGGCGTTTCTGACTCTCATTCTGACAGCCAGCGCTCTCATTCCGACTTATGAAAGCTACCGCTCCACCAATGACAATCTGCTGGCTGTAGAGCGCTTCCGCCAGGTTCTGGAAGCGGCGAGCCGCATGTCGGCGGAACGCGGACCGGCCAACGACATCATGGCGATCGAGCCAAATAGCAGCGCGCCCGCAACAGAGCGTTTGAAGGTCTTCCGGCGCATCAGCGATCTCTCGCTCGAGGCGCTCGATGAGCCGCCCGAAGTCGATGTATCCTCCTCCCTTCCCGATCTCCAGGCGGCGCTCGCCGAGACACGAGCGCAGCTTCGCAGGGCTCGCCAAACCGTCGACCGCGTTGCCGCAACACCGCTCGCCGACCGCGACCCAGACGATGTGCAGAACGCCATCCGCGAAATGATCGAGGTGATCGAAACATTCCAGCATGTCGTGGACTGGCACATCGCCGCCTTCACCACCCAGCGATCGGAACTGACTGCACCATTCCTGACAGGGCGGATGATCAGCGACATGCGTGAATATGGCGGCCGGGCTGCCTCGCAGATCATGGGTCCGATTGCCACGCGCCAGCCCCTGCGCGACAGTCATATCACCGATGCAAGCCGCACCATTGGCCGGCTTCTCGAGCTGCGCAAGCTGATGCAGGGCCAGAAAATCGTCAGCGATCGCGATGCGCTGTCCCAGCAGCTCATGAAGGATGTCGATACGATCTTTTTCGGATCTGGCCTCGAACTTGTTAAGATATTGATCGAGCAAGGCAAGATCTCGGGGGACTATTCGGTTTCCGCCGTTGACCTGACGCGCGACTACGTTCCGACGCTGCAGCCGCTCGAACGGCTGCGCACGGTCTTTCTAGACGATGTGGTGAAGCGCTACCGGACCCAGCACTACGCCGCCTCCTATCGCCTGGCGGTCATCGCTGTGATCACGGCCTCCGCTCTTGCGGTGCTGTTTACGCTCTTCCGCTCCATCCGCCTTCACATGCTCGGTCCGCTGCTGACGGCACGACGCCAGATCATTGCGCTCGCAGACGGCAGTCCCGTGACCGACCTGGAGACGATCTCCAAGGCACCGGAGATGCGCAGCCTGTTCGAGGCGCTGGAATTGCTGCGCGGCAAGCTGGACGAACGGGCCGAATACGAGGCCCGCCTGAAGATGCAGGCCGAGAAGGATGGGCTGACCGGTGTCTGGAACCGCCGGGCGCTGGAAGGCTTCGGCAATGCCCCTTCGGAGCGCGGGGAAGATGTCTGCCTGATGCTGATCGATATCGATCACTTCAAGGCGGTGAACGATAACTATGGCCATCTGACCGGCGATGCCGTGCTCATCGAAATCGCCACCCTGCTGCAGGGCGCGATGCGCTCGACTGACATCGTCGCGCGCTATGGCGGCGAGGAATTCGCCGTTCTCGTTTCCACATCGGATCTTTCGAACACCCTGGATTTTGCCGAAGAACTTCGCAGCCGCATTCAGGCGCATGTCATCCGTGACGCTGAAACCGGTATTGATCTCTCTATCACAGTAAGCATCGGCGTCACCTCCGGTGCGTGCGGTGCAAGCGGGTGGCGCCAGCTCATCGCATCGGCCGACGAGGCGCTTTACTGCGCCAAGAAGAAAGGACGCAATCGCACCTGTGTATTCGGCGACGAGGCGGACCGGGATATCGTCAAAAGCGCCCTCATTCCTTTCAGGGCCAGGCGTGCCGCTTCGCTCTGA
- a CDS encoding ArnT family glycosyltransferase: MKSLFSRRPHLILVVLGTYFLLHLIVRLSIPNALELDEAEQMLLSQWFAFGYNSQPPFYNWLQYGVTSLIGVSMFSLSLLKCSMLFLSYVFYWLTARLILKNSGLVVVATLGLLTVPQIVFEAQRDLTHSVATIFSGSLFLYGFFRTLRTPSAISYAIVGIATGIGVISKYNFALLPAAALVAALIDTDFRKRIFDWRLALTIVLSIAIVLPHALWFLQHFDLAVDRTLHKMTGAGEGFLAQVATGFFRFISAMVGIAGVSIVIFLVLFAKSLRAMRRASSRWTRIAGRILLIEIGAIALMILLAGVDNVADRWLTPLFLILPLYICMKADSAEVDAGAPLRKSLAVSGVIMGVVLAVLAMRAYWGPLIGDYQRLNIPYDSFAETIRRDIGGEPGLIVGYDPHLDGNMRLQMPDVPVQSYFYPDFKPKFQLDAKHPVVFVWRDDKGGAPPAWPDYYFKDVIAQNGLKQPETHIVALPYIYGQPGDTYQFAYAVAYP; encoded by the coding sequence GTGAAGAGCCTTTTCAGCCGCCGGCCACACCTGATCCTGGTGGTGCTCGGAACCTATTTTCTGCTCCACCTGATCGTGCGGCTCAGTATTCCCAATGCGCTGGAGCTGGACGAGGCGGAGCAGATGCTGCTCTCGCAGTGGTTCGCCTTCGGCTATAATTCGCAGCCGCCCTTCTACAACTGGCTGCAATACGGCGTGACATCGCTCATAGGCGTGTCGATGTTTTCGCTGTCACTCCTCAAATGCAGCATGCTGTTCCTATCCTACGTCTTCTATTGGCTGACGGCACGGCTGATCCTGAAGAACAGCGGATTGGTGGTGGTGGCGACGCTCGGCCTGCTCACCGTGCCGCAGATCGTCTTCGAGGCGCAGCGGGATCTGACGCATTCGGTCGCGACGATCTTTTCCGGCTCGCTGTTCCTCTACGGCTTTTTCCGCACGCTGAGGACGCCTTCGGCAATCTCCTACGCCATCGTCGGCATTGCGACCGGCATTGGCGTGATATCGAAATATAATTTCGCGCTTCTCCCTGCCGCCGCTCTGGTCGCCGCCCTCATCGACACCGATTTCCGCAAGCGGATTTTCGACTGGCGGCTTGCGCTGACGATCGTCCTGTCGATCGCTATCGTGTTGCCGCACGCGCTGTGGTTCCTGCAGCATTTCGACCTTGCGGTTGATCGCACGCTGCACAAGATGACCGGTGCGGGCGAAGGCTTTCTGGCGCAGGTAGCGACCGGCTTTTTCCGCTTCATCTCGGCGATGGTCGGCATAGCCGGCGTCTCGATCGTCATTTTTCTGGTGCTCTTCGCCAAATCGCTGCGGGCAATGCGGCGCGCTTCCAGCCGCTGGACACGAATTGCCGGACGCATCCTGCTGATAGAGATCGGCGCCATTGCGCTGATGATCCTGCTTGCCGGCGTCGACAACGTCGCCGATCGATGGCTGACGCCACTCTTTCTCATCCTGCCGCTCTATATCTGCATGAAGGCCGACAGTGCCGAGGTCGATGCAGGAGCGCCCTTGCGGAAATCGCTCGCTGTCAGTGGTGTCATCATGGGTGTGGTGCTGGCCGTGCTTGCCATGCGCGCCTATTGGGGGCCGCTCATCGGCGATTATCAGCGCCTGAACATTCCCTATGACAGTTTTGCCGAGACCATCCGCAGGGATATAGGCGGCGAGCCCGGGCTGATCGTCGGCTATGATCCGCATCTCGACGGCAATATGCGCCTGCAAATGCCTGACGTCCCGGTACAGTCCTATTTCTACCCGGACTTCAAGCCGAAGTTCCAGCTGGATGCGAAACATCCCGTCGTTTTCGTCTGGCGCGATGATAAGGGCGGGGCGCCGCCGGCCTGGCCGGATTACTATTTCAAGGATGTCATTGCGCAAAACGGCTTGAAGCAGCCGGAGACGCATATCGTTGCCCTGCCTTATATCTATGGCCAGCCGGGTGACACCTATCAATTCGCTTATGCTGTCGCCTACCCCTGA
- a CDS encoding RNA polymerase sigma factor produces the protein MIGEQVIEDIYRQHSRRVLATLIRLLGDFDRAEEALHDAFAAAARTWPIDGMPNNPVAWLVSTGRFKAIDHLRRRARFNASLQHIEDGLYPDGTEMEIRDMEPIEDDMLRLIFICCHPALAADAQAAMALREVCGLTTEEIAHAFLVPAPTVAQRIVRAKNRIRTEKIPYEVPVGAELPERLDRVLHVIYLVFNEGYSASSGNTIVRADLTAEAIRLARLLATLLPHPDVSGLLSLLLLQESRRATRQDGDGMLVLLADQDRSRWDRNKISEGLSLLASAMSVPDIGIYTVQAAIAAEHAKTGSVEETDWRRIAFYYDLLIAAHPSDVAELNRAVAVAMSEGPEQGLALVDAVIGKGQLSTYHLAHSARADFLRRLGRRAEAIEAYETALTFCRQEPEQVFLRKRILELKT, from the coding sequence GTGATCGGGGAACAGGTAATCGAGGATATCTACCGGCAGCATTCGCGCCGCGTGCTCGCGACGCTGATCCGCCTGCTCGGCGATTTTGACCGGGCGGAAGAGGCGCTGCACGACGCCTTTGCGGCGGCGGCGCGGACCTGGCCGATCGACGGCATGCCCAACAATCCCGTCGCCTGGCTGGTCTCGACCGGCCGCTTCAAGGCGATCGACCACCTCAGGCGGCGGGCCCGCTTCAACGCCTCGCTACAGCACATCGAGGACGGGCTCTACCCCGATGGCACGGAAATGGAGATCCGCGACATGGAACCGATCGAGGACGACATGCTGCGATTGATCTTCATCTGCTGCCATCCGGCGCTTGCCGCCGATGCACAGGCCGCGATGGCATTGCGCGAGGTCTGCGGCTTGACGACGGAAGAGATTGCGCATGCCTTCCTGGTGCCGGCGCCGACCGTCGCGCAGCGTATCGTGCGTGCCAAGAACCGGATCAGGACGGAAAAAATCCCCTATGAAGTGCCTGTCGGGGCGGAGCTGCCGGAGCGTCTGGATCGGGTGCTGCACGTCATCTACCTCGTCTTCAACGAAGGCTATTCGGCATCGTCAGGCAACACGATCGTCCGCGCCGACCTGACGGCCGAGGCGATCCGACTAGCGCGGCTGCTGGCGACCCTGCTGCCGCATCCGGATGTCTCCGGCCTGCTGTCGCTGCTGCTCCTGCAGGAGTCACGCCGTGCTACCCGGCAGGATGGCGACGGCATGCTGGTGCTGCTTGCCGATCAGGATCGTTCGCGTTGGGACCGGAACAAGATTTCCGAGGGGCTTTCGCTGCTGGCTAGCGCGATGAGCGTACCTGACATTGGCATCTATACGGTGCAGGCGGCTATCGCCGCGGAGCACGCGAAGACCGGCAGCGTCGAGGAAACGGACTGGCGCCGCATTGCCTTCTATTACGACCTGCTGATTGCCGCCCATCCCTCTGATGTTGCCGAGCTCAACCGCGCGGTGGCGGTCGCCATGTCCGAGGGACCGGAACAGGGGCTGGCGCTCGTCGACGCCGTCATCGGCAAGGGGCAACTTTCGACCTATCACCTCGCCCATTCGGCGCGGGCGGATTTCCTGCGTCGGCTCGGACGCAGGGCCGAAGCGATTGAAGCTTACGAGACGGCGCTGACATTCTGCCGGCAGGAACCGGAACAGGTCTTTCTGCGCAAGCGCATTCTGGAGCTTAAGACCTAA
- a CDS encoding glutamine synthetase family protein, whose translation MAFCERIFKVMASKGKEAGEGDPRFEILVVGMNGDLRGKQLPLSAEKKIWAGDVRLPTSTQSLDIWGDDNDDITGLSLTIGDPDGNVIPDKRSLTPMPWAPEGSMQVLATMHEFDGSRSFMDPRGILASVLERYAERGLTPVVATELEFYLVEENWRETGIPSPPASLTYRGDPNGFQLYDMSAVDALDSYLQTLRAYAKAMNLPAEATTAEFGPGQFEVNLLHRPDALAAADDCLYLKRIAEQAARKHGLKSTCMAKPYSDHAGSGLHVHASIIDRDGNNILDAKGSEPRLLKSVTAGLLQTMQEAQLIFAPFANSYRRFQPGSFAPTDLTWGSGHRGTAIRIPDSNGPAARIEHRVAGADANPYLLLAAILGGMLLGIDGDLDPGEETTPAYTPQGVKRLTHDFLTAVETFRQSAFIANIFGDKYRKLYGATKYKEAIAHLRTVSDFDYRTYLARL comes from the coding sequence TTGGCCTTCTGCGAGAGGATTTTCAAGGTCATGGCGAGCAAGGGCAAAGAGGCTGGAGAGGGCGATCCGCGTTTCGAGATCCTGGTTGTCGGTATGAATGGCGATCTGCGCGGCAAGCAACTGCCGCTTTCGGCCGAAAAGAAGATCTGGGCCGGCGATGTCCGCCTGCCGACCTCCACGCAGTCGCTCGATATCTGGGGCGACGACAATGACGATATTACGGGCCTGTCGCTGACGATCGGCGACCCCGACGGCAACGTCATTCCCGATAAGCGCAGCCTGACGCCGATGCCCTGGGCGCCCGAGGGATCCATGCAGGTGCTGGCCACCATGCACGAGTTCGACGGCAGCCGCAGCTTCATGGATCCGCGCGGCATTCTCGCTTCCGTGCTTGAACGCTATGCCGAGCGCGGGCTGACGCCTGTGGTGGCGACCGAGCTGGAATTCTATCTGGTCGAGGAGAACTGGCGCGAGACGGGCATTCCCTCCCCGCCTGCAAGCCTTACCTATCGCGGCGATCCGAACGGCTTCCAGCTCTATGACATGAGCGCTGTCGATGCACTCGATAGCTATCTCCAGACGCTGCGCGCCTATGCCAAGGCGATGAACCTGCCGGCGGAGGCGACGACGGCGGAATTCGGGCCCGGCCAGTTCGAGGTGAACCTGTTGCACCGGCCCGATGCGCTGGCTGCGGCTGACGACTGCCTCTACCTGAAGCGGATTGCCGAGCAGGCGGCGCGCAAGCACGGGCTGAAATCGACCTGCATGGCCAAACCCTATTCGGACCATGCCGGATCAGGGCTGCATGTGCATGCGAGCATCATCGACAGGGATGGCAACAATATTCTCGATGCGAAGGGCAGCGAACCCAGGCTTTTGAAATCGGTGACCGCGGGCCTGCTGCAGACCATGCAGGAGGCGCAGCTCATCTTCGCTCCCTTTGCCAATTCCTATCGCCGCTTCCAGCCGGGTTCCTTCGCGCCGACCGACCTTACCTGGGGCAGCGGGCATCGCGGCACGGCAATCCGCATTCCTGACAGCAACGGGCCGGCGGCGCGCATCGAGCATCGCGTGGCGGGTGCGGATGCCAATCCCTATCTGCTGCTGGCGGCCATTCTCGGCGGCATGCTGCTCGGCATCGACGGAGATCTCGATCCGGGCGAGGAAACGACGCCTGCCTATACGCCACAGGGCGTGAAGCGTCTAACGCATGATTTCCTGACGGCGGTCGAGACCTTCCGGCAGTCGGCCTTCATCGCCAATATCTTCGGCGACAAGTATCGAAAGTTGTATGGCGCTACGAAGTACAAGGAAGCAATAGCGCACCTGCGCACGGTGTCGGATTTCGACTATCGCACCTATCTGGCGCGCCTCTAG
- a CDS encoding diacylglycerol/lipid kinase family protein, with translation MKLVGFFNRDGGTFRTTDMQAYEKRAEEVFRDAGHDFEAIVFSGSEIVPAMERAARRDDIDGIVAGGGDGTISAAASIAWKNGMALGVVPAGTMNLFARSLKVPLDIWQALDVLAFGELDNVDIASANGRPFIHQFSAGLHARMVRYRNSYSYRSRLGKIGASTRAAFGVVFNPPEFEVEVEAAGMKETRRVSAISVSNNPFGENALLYADNLRSGELGFYTAKPLKPLGVARLAIDMLRGKFRENDAVMVLHPAEVHLHFPKLRAKANCVMDGELLPLERDVTVKLHPGELKVLVRQGLAVQEGEGERREPAA, from the coding sequence ATGAAGCTCGTCGGCTTTTTCAATCGCGACGGCGGTACTTTCAGAACGACAGACATGCAGGCTTATGAGAAGCGCGCAGAGGAGGTCTTCCGCGACGCCGGGCATGATTTCGAAGCGATCGTCTTTTCCGGCAGCGAGATCGTTCCCGCCATGGAGCGTGCCGCACGCCGCGACGATATAGATGGCATCGTCGCCGGCGGCGGAGACGGCACCATTTCAGCAGCAGCATCGATCGCCTGGAAGAACGGTATGGCGCTCGGCGTCGTGCCGGCTGGCACCATGAATCTCTTCGCCCGCTCGCTGAAAGTACCGCTCGATATCTGGCAGGCGCTCGATGTGCTGGCTTTCGGCGAACTCGACAATGTCGATATCGCCAGCGCCAACGGAAGGCCGTTCATCCATCAGTTCTCCGCCGGCCTGCATGCGCGCATGGTGCGCTACCGCAACTCCTACAGCTATCGCTCCCGCCTCGGAAAGATAGGCGCCAGCACTCGCGCGGCCTTCGGCGTCGTCTTCAACCCGCCGGAATTCGAGGTCGAGGTCGAGGCGGCGGGCATGAAGGAGACCCGGCGCGTCTCGGCCATCTCCGTCTCCAACAATCCCTTCGGCGAAAACGCGCTGCTCTATGCCGACAATCTGCGCAGCGGCGAACTTGGTTTCTACACGGCAAAACCGCTGAAGCCGCTCGGCGTCGCACGGTTGGCGATCGACATGCTGCGCGGCAAGTTCCGCGAAAACGATGCGGTCATGGTCCTGCATCCGGCCGAGGTGCATTTGCACTTCCCGAAGCTGCGCGCCAAGGCGAACTGCGTGATGGATGGCGAGCTTCTGCCGCTGGAGCGTGATGTCACCGTCAAGCTGCATCCGGGCGAATTGAAGGTGCTGGTCAGGCAGGGATTGGCTGTCCAGGAAGGCGAGGGCGAGCGGCGCGAGCCGGCAGCCTGA
- a CDS encoding glycosyltransferase family 2 protein yields MQTTVESIRGANDQVQPLELSLVVPVFNEEESIGPLVERIVAAMADYPHRWELILVDDGSTDATLVNARKFVSREGLTLRIVELQRNFGQTAAMQAGIDTAQGRLIATMDGDLQNDPKDIPSMVSELERRELDLLVGWRKNRQDGLLLRKIPSWCANYLIGRITGVKLHDYGCSLKIYRASIIKQVKLMGEMHRFIPAWVAGVVPSSRIGEMAVTHHARQHGTSKYGISRTFRVILDLLSVMFFMRYKARPGHFFGSLGLGLGGLAALILIYLGFDKFIMGNDIGTRPMLMVGVVLLLSSVQMITTGILAEMIARTYYRDDASPNYIVRQIFSRES; encoded by the coding sequence TTGCAGACAACGGTAGAGTCCATTCGCGGTGCGAATGATCAGGTGCAACCGCTCGAGCTGTCGCTGGTCGTTCCTGTTTTCAACGAGGAAGAAAGCATCGGTCCGCTCGTCGAGCGCATCGTCGCGGCGATGGCCGACTATCCGCATCGCTGGGAACTGATCCTCGTCGACGACGGCAGCACGGACGCGACGCTCGTCAATGCCCGCAAGTTCGTCAGCCGCGAAGGGCTGACGCTGCGCATCGTCGAGCTGCAACGCAATTTCGGCCAGACCGCCGCCATGCAGGCCGGCATCGATACGGCGCAAGGCCGGCTGATCGCCACCATGGACGGCGACCTGCAGAACGATCCGAAGGATATCCCTTCGATGGTCTCGGAGCTGGAACGGCGCGAACTCGATCTGCTCGTCGGCTGGCGCAAGAACCGCCAGGACGGGCTGCTGCTGCGCAAAATCCCCTCCTGGTGCGCGAATTACCTCATCGGCCGCATCACCGGCGTCAAGCTGCACGACTATGGCTGCAGCCTGAAGATCTACCGTGCCTCGATCATCAAGCAGGTGAAGCTGATGGGCGAGATGCACCGCTTCATCCCGGCCTGGGTTGCCGGAGTGGTGCCGAGCTCCCGGATCGGCGAAATGGCTGTTACCCATCACGCACGCCAGCACGGCACATCGAAATATGGCATCTCGCGCACCTTCCGCGTGATCCTCGACCTGCTGTCTGTAATGTTCTTCATGCGCTACAAGGCGCGTCCGGGTCATTTCTTCGGCTCGCTCGGCCTCGGCCTCGGCGGCCTTGCAGCGCTGATCCTCATCTATCTCGGCTTCGACAAGTTCATCATGGGCAACGATATCGGCACGCGACCGATGCTGATGGTCGGTGTCGTGCTGCTGCTGTCTTCTGTGCAGATGATCACGACCGGCATCCTGGCGGAGATGATCGCTCGAACCTACTATCGCGACGACGCTTCGCCGAATTATATCGTGCGGCAGATCTTCTCCCGAGAAAGCTGA
- a CDS encoding lysylphosphatidylglycerol synthase domain-containing protein, protein MKTPSVESGQSWFLRNRMSLLTVAIVAAYALFIEWFWGWSVILEQWAAVGPRPVIGALILLTSTYFLRTWRIYDYFPRETAGRFATLFRVTQIHNLLNIMLPFRAGETSFPVLMRTEFGIPLTRGTSALLVMRLLDLHALLAAAGLGFAVAAPNAALAWLVWVIFLFLPVFAFAARKPLLRLGAKLLPRKAQALLHEIENGLPFDAVAFGRAWAMTIVNWLVKVLVLAWALGLMGVMPMAASFGGALGGELSSVLPVHAPGGVGTYPAGITAGAVAFGASSERAALDALAQASVNAHLLIIVSALTGTAISLPLGRRGQVRS, encoded by the coding sequence ATGAAGACCCCGAGTGTTGAAAGCGGGCAATCCTGGTTTCTGCGCAATCGCATGAGCCTGCTGACGGTCGCAATCGTCGCAGCCTATGCACTTTTCATCGAATGGTTCTGGGGCTGGTCGGTCATACTGGAACAGTGGGCCGCCGTCGGTCCACGCCCGGTCATCGGCGCACTGATACTCCTGACCAGCACCTATTTCCTGCGTACATGGCGCATCTACGATTATTTTCCACGGGAGACGGCAGGCCGTTTCGCGACGCTCTTCCGCGTCACCCAGATCCATAACCTTCTGAACATCATGCTGCCTTTCCGCGCCGGTGAAACCAGCTTTCCGGTGCTGATGCGCACGGAATTCGGCATTCCCCTGACACGCGGCACCTCCGCCCTGCTGGTCATGCGGCTGTTGGACCTGCATGCACTGCTGGCCGCAGCCGGCCTCGGCTTTGCCGTGGCCGCTCCGAATGCAGCCCTTGCGTGGCTTGTCTGGGTCATCTTCCTGTTCCTGCCCGTCTTTGCCTTTGCAGCCCGCAAGCCGCTGCTGCGTCTCGGTGCAAAACTTCTGCCGCGCAAGGCGCAGGCGCTACTTCATGAAATCGAGAATGGACTGCCTTTCGATGCCGTCGCCTTTGGCCGCGCCTGGGCTATGACGATCGTCAACTGGCTGGTGAAGGTGCTGGTGCTCGCCTGGGCGCTTGGCCTCATGGGCGTGATGCCGATGGCCGCAAGCTTCGGCGGTGCGCTGGGCGGTGAGCTTTCCTCCGTCCTTCCGGTCCACGCGCCCGGTGGCGTCGGCACCTATCCCGCCGGGATTACTGCCGGTGCGGTCGCCTTCGGCGCATCGAGCGAACGCGCAGCACTGGATGCGCTGGCCCAGGCAAGCGTCAACGCCCACCTGCTCATCATCGTCTCGGCCTTGACCGGGACTGCCATCTCGCTTCCGCTCGGCCGTCGTGGTCAGGTTAGATCGTAA